One part of the Pseudomonas sp. MYb118 genome encodes these proteins:
- a CDS encoding phage tail assembly protein → MTWTPPTHTLLAPITADDGTQIEQIPLKPLFYAAQKEALARAGDDEDEQFFELALLATGLSVKELDQLKRPDYVSIAHYVHEMSTLPASHFLEVDGELDPDEVSLLQPLAVAGRTLTTLTLEMPVLRATKAMKKLKTAKERAEFITAHCTGLMLPDLANLSVPDWTQLQGRIDDFLNQPAAFFRSVTSK, encoded by the coding sequence ATGACATGGACACCCCCAACCCACACCCTGCTGGCGCCAATCACCGCCGACGACGGCACGCAGATCGAACAGATCCCCCTCAAACCGCTGTTCTACGCCGCACAAAAAGAAGCCCTGGCCCGCGCCGGCGATGATGAAGACGAGCAGTTCTTCGAACTGGCATTGCTGGCCACCGGGCTGTCGGTCAAGGAGCTCGACCAGCTCAAGCGCCCGGACTACGTGAGCATTGCCCACTACGTACACGAAATGTCGACCTTGCCCGCTTCGCACTTCCTTGAAGTCGATGGCGAACTCGACCCCGATGAAGTGAGCCTGTTGCAACCGCTCGCCGTGGCCGGTCGCACCCTGACCACGCTGACCCTGGAAATGCCGGTGCTGCGTGCCACCAAGGCAATGAAAAAACTCAAGACCGCCAAGGAACGTGCGGAATTCATCACCGCCCATTGCACCGGCCTGATGCTGCCGGACCTGGCCAACCTGAGCGTGCCGGACTGGACGCAATTACAGGGGCGTATCGACGATTTTTTAAACCAACCGGCGGCCTTCTTTCGCAGCGTGACATCGAAGTGA
- a CDS encoding phage major tail tube protein encodes MFTNRVRQAIAATLQGLPLSATVEEFTPPKIEFEMEAQVGGRFIGEEMAKSGKALTATLKLQGMGPEIMLALGVSLGDDILLNVREAGQDQDGNTWFTYHTVGGKLKSLAETLMKMNEKPTTTLELSCRTYTRQENGIPVIDIDVRTQKFVLNGVDILGDARRAVLLP; translated from the coding sequence ATGTTTACCAACCGCGTAAGACAGGCCATCGCGGCCACCCTGCAAGGCCTGCCGTTGTCGGCGACGGTGGAAGAGTTCACCCCGCCCAAGATCGAGTTCGAGATGGAGGCTCAGGTGGGTGGGCGCTTCATCGGCGAAGAAATGGCCAAGAGCGGCAAGGCGCTCACGGCGACCTTGAAACTGCAAGGCATGGGCCCGGAAATCATGCTCGCCCTGGGCGTCAGTCTGGGCGACGACATTTTGCTCAATGTCCGTGAGGCCGGGCAGGACCAGGACGGCAATACCTGGTTCACCTACCACACGGTGGGCGGCAAGCTGAAATCCCTGGCGGAAACGTTGATGAAGATGAACGAAAAACCGACCACCACCCTGGAGCTGTCCTGCCGCACCTACACGCGCCAGGAGAACGGCATCCCGGTGATCGACATCGACGTGCGCACCCAGAAGTTCGTACTCAACGGCGTCGACATCCTCGGTGATGCGCGGCGGGCGGTGTTGTTGCCTTAA
- a CDS encoding phage tail protein — translation MAEVLNFEHNGITVNATESPEAMGGLGDNVIGLIGTAPKADLLIPRNAPFRINSFTPQALLDPTGAEEGTLFHAVFQILKVVKVPVYVVIVEEGETAADTLNNVIGGIDPLTGRKLGLAALGGVAEDLTIIGAPGFTATKAVAGEFAAFGKRIKARVVLDGKDVAVADQVTYSQELGGAELGFDRCLLVHNMPSVYSKAAKKNVFLSPSSLAIAALAKVKQWESPGNQVTFAEDVSRVVEYNILDTSTEGDLLNRYGISYYARTILGGFSLLGNRSVTGKFISYVGLEDAISRKLVKAGQKAMAKNLTKSFMDQEVKRINDWLQTLVADETIPGGSVYLHPELNSVEKYKNGTWYVVIDYGRYAPNEHMIYQLNARDEIIEQFLEDVL, via the coding sequence ATGGCTGAGGTTTTGAACTTCGAGCACAACGGCATTACCGTCAATGCCACCGAATCCCCCGAGGCCATGGGTGGCCTGGGTGACAACGTCATCGGTCTGATCGGCACCGCGCCGAAGGCCGACCTGCTGATTCCGCGCAATGCGCCGTTTCGCATCAACAGCTTCACCCCCCAGGCGCTGCTCGACCCGACGGGCGCCGAGGAAGGCACGCTGTTTCACGCGGTGTTCCAGATCCTGAAAGTGGTCAAGGTGCCGGTCTACGTGGTCATCGTCGAAGAGGGCGAGACCGCCGCGGACACGCTGAACAATGTCATCGGCGGCATCGACCCGCTGACCGGGCGCAAGCTCGGCCTGGCCGCACTGGGCGGCGTGGCCGAAGACCTGACCATCATCGGCGCGCCGGGCTTCACCGCGACCAAGGCCGTGGCCGGTGAGTTTGCCGCGTTCGGCAAGCGCATCAAGGCCCGTGTGGTGCTCGACGGCAAGGATGTCGCGGTGGCCGACCAAGTGACCTACAGCCAGGAACTGGGCGGCGCAGAGCTGGGTTTCGACCGCTGCCTGCTGGTGCACAACATGCCGTCGGTGTACTCCAAGGCGGCGAAGAAAAACGTCTTCCTGTCGCCGTCCAGCCTGGCCATCGCCGCGCTGGCCAAGGTCAAGCAATGGGAAAGCCCGGGCAACCAGGTGACCTTCGCCGAGGACGTGTCGCGCGTCGTCGAATACAACATCCTCGACACCTCCACCGAGGGCGACCTGCTCAACCGCTACGGCATCAGCTACTACGCCCGCACCATCCTCGGCGGCTTCTCGCTGCTGGGTAACCGTTCGGTCACCGGCAAGTTCATCAGCTACGTCGGCCTGGAAGACGCAATCAGCCGCAAGCTGGTCAAGGCCGGCCAGAAAGCCATGGCCAAGAACCTGACCAAGTCGTTCATGGACCAGGAGGTCAAGCGCATCAACGACTGGCTGCAAACCCTGGTAGCCGACGAAACCATCCCCGGCGGCAGCGTGTACCTGCACCCGGAACTCAACAGCGTCGAGAAGTACAAGAACGGCACCTGGTACGTGGTCATCGACTACGGCCGCTACGCGCCGAACGAACACATGATCTATCAACTCAACGCCCGTGACGAAATCATCGAGCAGTTCCTGGAGGACGTTCTCTAA
- a CDS encoding DUF4376 domain-containing protein: MYYFIDDAGSVYAFVCETDAPEGLSPISESDALALAGGPSSKPDYPALIAAERYKREGAGVPVNDFLIDTSRDSQALLAGAAVSAIMDPSYRCNWKTSNGFVELTSIELLSISTAVRNHVQACFDRELALLRVVEAGEYSDHMLLEGWPEVTSGLVTSPGHKPYPQ, translated from the coding sequence ATGTATTACTTCATTGATGACGCTGGAAGTGTCTATGCTTTTGTTTGCGAAACGGATGCACCTGAAGGTCTTTCGCCGATAAGCGAGTCTGATGCATTGGCACTCGCTGGCGGTCCATCCTCCAAACCTGACTACCCTGCCTTGATTGCAGCAGAGCGTTATAAGCGCGAGGGGGCAGGTGTTCCAGTCAATGACTTTTTGATAGATACCTCCCGTGACAGTCAAGCTTTGCTTGCGGGCGCTGCGGTCTCGGCGATCATGGACCCGTCTTACAGATGTAACTGGAAAACCAGTAACGGTTTCGTCGAGTTGACGTCGATCGAGCTTTTGAGCATTTCGACCGCTGTACGCAATCACGTTCAAGCGTGTTTTGACCGAGAGTTAGCTTTGCTACGTGTCGTTGAAGCAGGAGAGTACAGCGATCACATGTTGTTGGAAGGCTGGCCCGAGGTAACGTCCGGCCTCGTTACGAGTCCCGGTCATAAGCCATATCCCCAATAA